From a single Pseudomonas sp. A34-9 genomic region:
- a CDS encoding glutamine--tRNA ligase/YqeY domain fusion protein — MSKPTVDPTSNAKSGPAVPVNFLRPIIQADLDSGKHTQIVTRFPPEPNGYLHIGHAKSICVNFGLAQEFGGVTHLRFDDTNPAKEDQEYIDAIEADVKWLGFEWSGEVRYASQYFDQLHDWAVELIKAGKAYVDDLTPEQAKEYRGSLTEPGKNSPFRDRSVEENLDWFARMRAGEFPDGARVLRAKIDMASPNMNLRDPIMYRIRHAHHHQTGDKWCIYPNYDFTHGQSDAIEGITHSICTLEFESHRPLYEWFLDALPVPAHPRQYEFSRLNLNYTITSKRKLKQLVDEKHVNGWDDPRMSTLSGFRRRGYTPASIRNFCDMIGTNRSDGVVDFGMLEFSIRQDLDANAPRAMCVLRPLKVVITNYPQDQVENLELPRHPQKEELGVRKLPFAREIYIDRDDFMEEPPKGYKRLEPNGEVRLRGSYVIRADEAIKDADGNIVELRCSYDPETLGKNPEGRKVKGVIHWVPAAASIECEVRLYDRLFRSPNPEKAEDSASFLDNINPDSLQVLTGCRAEPSLGNAQPEDRFQFEREGYFVADLKDSKPGQPVFNRTVTLRDSWGQ, encoded by the coding sequence ATGAGCAAGCCCACTGTCGACCCTACCTCGAATGCCAAGTCCGGCCCTGCCGTGCCGGTCAATTTCCTGCGGCCGATCATCCAGGCAGACCTGGACTCGGGCAAGCACACCCAGATCGTCACCCGTTTCCCGCCTGAGCCCAACGGCTACCTGCACATCGGCCACGCCAAGTCGATCTGCGTGAACTTCGGCCTTGCCCAGGAGTTCGGCGGCGTTACGCACCTGCGTTTCGACGACACCAACCCGGCCAAGGAAGACCAGGAATACATCGACGCGATCGAAGCTGACGTCAAATGGCTGGGCTTCGAGTGGTCCGGCGAAGTGCGCTACGCCTCGCAGTATTTCGACCAGTTGCACGACTGGGCGGTGGAGCTGATCAAGGCCGGCAAGGCCTACGTCGACGACCTGACCCCGGAGCAGGCCAAGGAATACCGTGGCAGTCTGACCGAGCCAGGCAAGAACAGCCCGTTCCGCGACCGTTCGGTAGAAGAGAACCTCGACTGGTTCGCCCGCATGCGTGCCGGTGAGTTCCCGGACGGCGCCCGCGTGCTGCGCGCGAAGATCGACATGGCCTCGCCGAACATGAACCTGCGTGACCCGATCATGTACCGCATCCGTCACGCGCATCACCACCAGACCGGTGACAAGTGGTGCATCTACCCGAACTACGACTTTACCCACGGTCAGTCGGACGCCATCGAAGGCATTACCCACTCGATCTGCACCCTGGAATTCGAAAGCCATCGTCCGCTGTACGAGTGGTTCCTCGACGCATTGCCAGTGCCAGCGCACCCGCGTCAGTACGAGTTCAGCCGTCTGAACCTCAACTACACCATCACCAGCAAGCGCAAGCTCAAGCAGCTTGTGGACGAGAAACACGTCAATGGCTGGGACGATCCGCGCATGTCCACGCTGTCGGGCTTCCGCCGCCGTGGTTACACGCCGGCGTCGATCCGCAACTTCTGCGACATGATCGGCACCAACCGTTCCGACGGTGTGGTCGACTTCGGCATGCTCGAGTTCAGCATCCGTCAGGACCTCGACGCGAACGCCCCACGTGCCATGTGCGTGCTGCGTCCGTTGAAAGTCGTGATCACCAACTACCCGCAAGACCAGGTCGAGAACCTCGAACTGCCGCGCCATCCTCAGAAAGAAGAACTCGGCGTGCGCAAGCTGCCGTTTGCCCGTGAAATCTACATCGACCGTGACGACTTCATGGAAGAGCCACCGAAGGGCTACAAGCGCCTGGAGCCGAATGGCGAAGTGCGTCTGCGCGGCAGCTACGTGATCCGTGCCGACGAAGCGATCAAGGACGCCGATGGCAACATCGTCGAACTGCGTTGCTCGTACGATCCGGAAACGCTGGGCAAGAACCCTGAAGGCCGCAAGGTCAAAGGCGTGATTCACTGGGTGCCGGCCGCGGCCAGCATCGAGTGCGAAGTGCGTCTGTACGATCGTCTGTTCCGCTCTCCGAACCCTGAGAAGGCTGAAGACAGCGCGAGTTTCCTCGACAACATCAACCCTGATTCGCTGCAGGTACTCACCGGTTGTCGTGCGGAGCCATCGCTTGGCAATGCACAGCCGGAAGACCGTTTCCAGTTCGAGCGCGAAGGCTACTTCGTTGCCGATTTGAAGGACTCGAAACCAGGTCAGCCGGTATTCAACCGTACCGTGACCCTGCGTGATTCGTGGGGCCAGTGA
- a CDS encoding MFS transporter, producing MANHYRELLTTPGATGLVLASSIARLPQAMIGIGIITMLVEQTGVYWLAGAVAGTFTLANALLGPHISKRVDQHGQSRVLPVVTAFSIGMLLALIIAVYLRAPAALLFVLAALAGTMPSMPSMIRARWTQLFRGKPQLHTAFSLDTVLTEMAYIVGPPLAIGLSVSFFAEAGPLVAVGLLAVGVTAFLLQRQTEPKVVVGQASHGGSTLLIPGVRTIVLALLAMGVIGGAIDVAVVAFANAQGWPASATFILAAYAFGSLVAGLTFGAMRVSLAIEKQFLIGILVTAFTGVLPIFAADVYVLSGTLFIAGISFAPTMVVVMKLGTIIIPPSRITEGLTWMTTGISIGVALGGMLAGLVIDAYGARAGFGVAIGAGLMMVVVVLVGLRTLEAASAVQVDPEFLPSP from the coding sequence ATGGCTAATCACTATCGCGAACTGCTAACAACGCCCGGCGCCACGGGGTTAGTGCTCGCGAGTTCTATTGCGCGGTTGCCGCAGGCAATGATCGGCATTGGCATCATCACCATGCTGGTTGAGCAAACCGGTGTGTACTGGCTGGCCGGTGCCGTCGCCGGTACGTTCACCCTCGCCAATGCGCTGCTCGGCCCGCACATCTCGAAACGGGTCGATCAACATGGCCAGAGTCGCGTGCTGCCTGTCGTCACGGCGTTCAGCATTGGCATGTTGCTGGCGCTGATCATCGCCGTCTATTTGCGTGCACCCGCCGCGTTGCTCTTCGTTCTGGCCGCGCTGGCGGGGACGATGCCGAGCATGCCGTCGATGATCCGCGCGCGCTGGACGCAGTTGTTCCGGGGCAAACCGCAATTGCATACGGCGTTCTCGCTGGACACGGTCCTCACCGAAATGGCTTACATCGTCGGTCCGCCACTGGCGATCGGCTTGAGCGTGAGTTTTTTCGCCGAGGCCGGGCCACTGGTCGCGGTCGGGTTGCTGGCCGTCGGAGTGACGGCGTTCCTCCTGCAACGCCAGACGGAACCCAAGGTTGTCGTGGGCCAGGCCAGCCATGGCGGCTCGACCTTGCTGATCCCCGGCGTTCGCACCATTGTCCTCGCGTTGTTGGCGATGGGCGTTATCGGTGGAGCAATCGATGTTGCCGTCGTGGCGTTCGCCAATGCGCAAGGCTGGCCAGCGTCGGCGACCTTTATCCTCGCCGCCTATGCGTTCGGTTCACTGGTGGCGGGCCTGACGTTCGGCGCGATGAGGGTTTCGCTGGCGATCGAAAAACAGTTCCTGATCGGGATCCTGGTCACGGCGTTCACCGGTGTATTGCCGATTTTTGCGGCGGATGTTTACGTCCTGTCAGGGACGCTGTTTATTGCCGGCATTTCGTTTGCGCCAACGATGGTCGTGGTCATGAAGCTGGGGACGATCATCATCCCGCCGTCGCGGATCACCGAAGGGCTGACGTGGATGACCACCGGCATCAGCATTGGCGTTGCGCTGGGCGGCATGCTGGCGGGGTTGGTTATCGATGCATACGGCGCGCGAGCGGGATTCGGCGTGGCGATTGGCGCAGGGTTGATGATGGTGGTGGTCGTGCTGGTGGGGTTGCGCACATTGGAGGCGGCTTCGGCTGTGCAGGTCGATCCGGAATTTTTGCCCTCACCCTAG
- a CDS encoding peptidylprolyl isomerase translates to MTQVKLTTNYGDIVIELDAEKAPITAANFLEYVKNGHYENVVFHRVIKGFMIQGGGFEPGMQEKKDKRPSIQNEADNGLKNEKYTLAMARTMDPHSASAQFFINATNNSFLNHTAKTAQGWGYAVFGKVVAGTEVVDKIEGVATTSKAGHQDVPKDDVIIEKAEIIEA, encoded by the coding sequence ATGACTCAAGTCAAACTGACCACCAACTACGGCGACATCGTCATCGAACTGGACGCGGAAAAAGCGCCGATCACCGCTGCCAACTTCCTCGAATACGTTAAAAACGGTCACTACGAGAACGTGGTATTCCACCGCGTGATCAAGGGCTTCATGATCCAGGGCGGCGGTTTCGAGCCTGGCATGCAAGAAAAGAAAGACAAGCGCCCAAGCATTCAGAACGAAGCCGACAACGGCCTGAAGAACGAGAAGTACACCCTGGCCATGGCTCGCACCATGGACCCGCATTCGGCCTCGGCGCAGTTCTTCATCAACGCCACCAACAACAGCTTCCTCAACCACACCGCCAAGACCGCTCAGGGCTGGGGCTACGCCGTATTCGGTAAAGTGGTTGCCGGCACTGAGGTTGTCGACAAGATCGAAGGTGTTGCCACTACCTCCAAGGCCGGTCACCAGGACGTGCCAAAAGACGACGTGATCATCGAGAAAGCCGAGATCATCGAAGCGTGA
- the cysS gene encoding cysteine--tRNA ligase has translation MLTIYNTLTKSKEVFKPLDGNKVRMYVCGMTVYDYCHLGHGRSMVAFDLVTRWLRFSGYDLTYVRNITDIDDKIINRANENGESFEALTERMIAAMHEDEARLNIKKPDMEPRATDHIPGMHAMIQTLIDKGYAYAPGNGDVYYRVGKFMGYGKLSRKKIEDLRIGARIEVDEAKEDPLDFVLWKGVKPGEPSWESPWGAGRPGWHIECSVMSTCCLGETFDIHGGGSDLEFPHHENEIAQSEAATGKTYANAWMHCGMIRINGEKMSKSLNNFFTIRDVLDKYHPEVVRYLLVSSHYRSAINYSEDNLKDAKGALERFYHALKGLPTVAPAGGEAFVERFTTVMNDDFGTPEACAVLFEMVREINRLRESDLDAAAGLAARLKELASVLGVLQLEADDFLQAGAEGRVDAAEVDALIAARLAARAGKDWAESDRIRDQLTAMGVVLEDGKGGTTWRLAD, from the coding sequence GTGCTGACGATTTACAACACGCTCACCAAGAGCAAAGAAGTCTTCAAGCCGCTCGATGGCAACAAGGTGCGCATGTACGTCTGCGGGATGACCGTGTACGACTACTGCCACCTCGGCCACGGCCGCAGCATGGTCGCGTTCGACCTGGTGACCCGCTGGTTGCGCTTCAGCGGTTACGACCTGACCTACGTGCGCAACATCACCGACATCGACGACAAGATCATCAACCGCGCCAACGAGAACGGTGAATCGTTCGAAGCGTTGACCGAGCGCATGATCGCCGCAATGCACGAAGACGAAGCGCGCCTGAACATCAAGAAGCCGGACATGGAACCGCGCGCCACGGATCACATTCCGGGCATGCACGCGATGATCCAGACCTTGATCGACAAGGGTTACGCCTACGCCCCGGGCAATGGCGACGTGTACTACCGCGTCGGCAAGTTCATGGGCTACGGCAAGCTGTCGCGCAAGAAGATCGAAGACCTGCGCATCGGTGCGCGGATCGAGGTCGATGAAGCCAAGGAAGATCCGCTGGACTTCGTCCTGTGGAAAGGCGTCAAGCCGGGCGAGCCAAGCTGGGAGTCGCCGTGGGGCGCCGGGCGTCCGGGCTGGCACATCGAGTGCTCGGTGATGTCCACCTGCTGCCTCGGTGAGACCTTCGATATTCATGGCGGCGGCAGCGACCTCGAGTTCCCGCACCACGAAAACGAAATCGCCCAGAGCGAAGCGGCCACCGGCAAGACCTACGCCAACGCGTGGATGCATTGCGGCATGATCCGTATCAATGGCGAGAAGATGTCCAAGTCCTTGAACAACTTCTTCACCATTCGCGACGTGCTCGACAAGTACCACCCGGAAGTCGTGCGTTACCTGCTGGTGTCGAGCCACTACCGCAGCGCGATCAACTACTCGGAAGATAACCTCAAGGACGCCAAGGGCGCACTGGAGCGTTTCTACCACGCGTTGAAAGGCCTGCCGACCGTGGCGCCGGCGGGCGGCGAAGCCTTCGTCGAGCGTTTCACCACGGTGATGAACGACGACTTCGGCACGCCGGAAGCCTGTGCGGTGCTGTTCGAGATGGTGCGTGAGATCAACCGTCTGCGTGAGAGCGATCTCGACGCAGCGGCGGGTCTGGCGGCACGTCTGAAAGAACTGGCGAGTGTGTTGGGTGTGTTGCAGCTCGAAGCCGATGACTTCCTGCAGGCCGGCGCCGAAGGGCGTGTCGATGCGGCTGAAGTGGATGCGCTGATTGCCGCGCGTCTGGCGGCGCGTGCGGGTAAGGATTGGGCTGAGTCCGATCGTATCCGTGATCAGCTGACGGCGATGGGCGTGGTGCTGGAAGACGGCAAGGGTGGCACGACCTGGCGTCTGGCTGACTGA